TATGTACCGTTTGATGACTACATTTCCCTAAAGAGGCCCCATGTTTCTGGAGACCGGGAACTGGGGGGTGGCCTTGTCCCTGTTTCCACTTAGCCCATTGCTAGGCACTTAGCACTTGCTCTTCGGTGCCACGGTCCTCCACTAAGTGCCAGCACTGTGCCAAGTGCCATGCTGGGCTTGCTCACTACCAGTGATGGAGGAGGCTATGGCCGGGTGGTGGCCTGGGGTCTGTCCTCCCCGCTGAAGGGCCCTTCCCTGCAGGTGGCTTCCTGCCTGGCTGAGCGCCATGCACACGCTTGTGTTCCTGAGCACCAGGCAGGTGCTCCAGTGCCAGCCAGCTGcctgccaggccctgcccctgctgcctcGAGAGCTCTTCCCCCTGCTGTTCAAGGTGGCCTTCATGGACAAGAAGACTGTTGTGCTTCGAGAGCTGGTGCACACGTGGCCCTTCCCGCTGCTCAGCTTCCAGCAGCTGTTGCAGGAATGTGCCCACTGCAGCCGGGCCTTGCTGCAAGAGCGCCCCAGCACAGAGAGCATGCAGGCTGTGATCCTGGGGCTGACGGCCCGGCTCCACACCCCAGAGACAGAGTCTGGCACACAGCCTCTCTGCAGGTATGGGCTCACCTGAGGGGCCCTCAggcctgggggtggtggtggtggtggtggtggtggtgcaggTGCAGAGAGGGTCCCCTGTGAGGTTCCAGGCCACTGCAAGAGGTCAGTGCAGAAACAGGCATTTTGCTCCTGTCCCAAGATGGCTGGGAGTGGGTATGGGCTCTGCTCCCTTGTCTCCTGCTTCAGCCTACTCGTGCTCCCAGGAAGCATGCCCTGCGAGTGCTGGACATGACGGGCCTCCTGGATGACGGCGTGGAGCAGGACCCTGGTACCATGAGCATGTGGGACTGCACAGCAGCAGTGGCCCGCACCTGCATAGCACAGCAGCAGGGCGTGACTGCGGAGCCTGGGCTGGCCCCCATTCCTGTGGAGGTTCGCGTGGACCTGCGGGTGAACCGGGCCTCATATGCCTTCCTGCGGGAGGCACTCCGAAGCAGTGTAGGCAGTCCCTTGCGGCTCTGCTGCCGGGACTTGCGGGCTGAGGACCTGCCCATGCGCAACACTGTGGCTTTGCTGCAGCTGCTGGATGCAGGCTGCTTGCGCCGTGTGGACCTGCGCTTTAACAACTTGGGTCTACGTGGCCTGTCTGTTATCATCCCACATGTGGCCCGCTTCCAGCACCTTGCCAGCCTGCGGCTGCACTATGTGCATGGGGATTCCAGGCAGCCCTCTGTGGATGGTGAGGACAACTTCCGTTACTTCCTGGCCCAGATGGGCCGCTTCACCTGTCTTCGGGAGCTCAGCATGGGCTCCTCTCTCCTCTCGGGACGGTTGGACCAGCTGCTCAGGTGAGCGAGCCCCGCTACTgccctgtccttcctcctctccctgagACCCTCCCCTGGTCTTTCCTGTTTGTGATCCCCTGTGTCCCCTGTAGCACCCTGCAGAGTCCCCTGGAGAGCCTGGAGCTGGCCTTCTGTGCCCTGCTGCCTGAGGATTTGCGCTTTCTGGCACGGAGCCCCCATGCTGTCCATCTCAAGAAGTTGGACCTTAGTGGCAATGACCTGTCTGGCAACCAACTAGAGCCTTTCCAGGGCCTGCTGCGGGCGGCAGCAGCCACACTGCTGCACCTGGAGCTGACTGAGTGCCAGCTTGCTGATACCCAGCTGCTGGCCACGCTCCCTGTGCTGACGCGCTGCACCAGCCTCCGCTACCTCGGCCTCTATGGCAATCCGCTGTCCATGGCGGGCCTCAAGGAGCTCCTCCGGGATTCAGTGGTGCAGGCTGAGCTACG
This genomic window from Ursus arctos isolate Adak ecotype North America unplaced genomic scaffold, UrsArc2.0 scaffold_6, whole genome shotgun sequence contains:
- the LRRC14 gene encoding leucine-rich repeat-containing protein 14 isoform X3, giving the protein MRWLPAWLSAMHTLVFLSTRQVLQCQPAACQALPLLPRELFPLLFKVAFMDKKTVVLRELVHTWPFPLLSFQQLLQECAHCSRALLQERPSTESMQAVILGLTARLHTPETESGTQPLCRKHALRVLDMTGLLDDGVEQDPGTMSMWDCTAAVARTCIAQQQGVTAEPGLAPIPVEVRVDLRVNRASYAFLREALRSSVGSPLRLCCRDLRAEDLPMRNTVALLQLLDAGCLRRVDLRFNNLGLRGLSVIIPHVARFQHLASLRLHYVHGDSRQPSVDGEDNFRYFLAQMGRFTCLRELSMGSSLLSGRLDQLLSTLQSPLESLELAFCALLPEDLRFLARSPHAVHLKKLDLSGNDLSGNQLEPFQGLLRAAAATLLHLELTECQLADTQLLATLPVLTRCTSLRYLGLYGNPLSMAGLKELLRDSVVQAELRTVVHPFPVDCYEGLPWPPPASVLLEASINEEKFARVEAELHQLLLASGRAHVLWTTDIYGRLAADYFSL
- the LRRC14 gene encoding leucine-rich repeat-containing protein 14 isoform X1; protein product: MLGLLTTSDGGGYGRVVAWGLSSPLKGPSLQVASCLAERHAHACVPEHQAGAPVPASCLPGPAPAASRALPPAVQGGLHGQEDCCASRAGAHVALPAAQLPAAVAGMCPLQPGLAARAPQHREHAGCDPGADGPAPHPRDRVWHTASLQPTRAPRKHALRVLDMTGLLDDGVEQDPGTMSMWDCTAAVARTCIAQQQGVTAEPGLAPIPVEVRVDLRVNRASYAFLREALRSSVGSPLRLCCRDLRAEDLPMRNTVALLQLLDAGCLRRVDLRFNNLGLRGLSVIIPHVARFQHLASLRLHYVHGDSRQPSVDGEDNFRYFLAQMGRFTCLRELSMGSSLLSGRLDQLLSTLQSPLESLELAFCALLPEDLRFLARSPHAVHLKKLDLSGNDLSGNQLEPFQGLLRAAAATLLHLELTECQLADTQLLATLPVLTRCTSLRYLGLYGNPLSMAGLKELLRDSVVQAELRTVVHPFPVDCYEGLPWPPPASVLLEASINEEKFARVEAELHQLLLASGRAHVLWTTDIYGRLAADYFSL
- the LRRC14 gene encoding leucine-rich repeat-containing protein 14 isoform X4, whose protein sequence is MDKKTVVLRELVHTWPFPLLSFQQLLQECAHCSRALLQERPSTESMQAVILGLTARLHTPETESGTQPLCRKHALRVLDMTGLLDDGVEQDPGTMSMWDCTAAVARTCIAQQQGVTAEPGLAPIPVEVRVDLRVNRASYAFLREALRSSVGSPLRLCCRDLRAEDLPMRNTVALLQLLDAGCLRRVDLRFNNLGLRGLSVIIPHVARFQHLASLRLHYVHGDSRQPSVDGEDNFRYFLAQMGRFTCLRELSMGSSLLSGRLDQLLSTLQSPLESLELAFCALLPEDLRFLARSPHAVHLKKLDLSGNDLSGNQLEPFQGLLRAAAATLLHLELTECQLADTQLLATLPVLTRCTSLRYLGLYGNPLSMAGLKELLRDSVVQAELRTVVHPFPVDCYEGLPWPPPASVLLEASINEEKFARVEAELHQLLLASGRAHVLWTTDIYGRLAADYFSL
- the LRRC14 gene encoding leucine-rich repeat-containing protein 14 isoform X2; amino-acid sequence: MHTLVFLSTRQVLQCQPAACQALPLLPRELFPLLFKVAFMDKKTVVLRELVHTWPFPLLSFQQLLQECAHCSRALLQERPSTESMQAVILGLTARLHTPETESGTQPLCRKHALRVLDMTGLLDDGVEQDPGTMSMWDCTAAVARTCIAQQQGVTAEPGLAPIPVEVRVDLRVNRASYAFLREALRSSVGSPLRLCCRDLRAEDLPMRNTVALLQLLDAGCLRRVDLRFNNLGLRGLSVIIPHVARFQHLASLRLHYVHGDSRQPSVDGEDNFRYFLAQMGRFTCLRELSMGSSLLSGRLDQLLSTLQSPLESLELAFCALLPEDLRFLARSPHAVHLKKLDLSGNDLSGNQLEPFQGLLRAAAATLLHLELTECQLADTQLLATLPVLTRCTSLRYLGLYGNPLSMAGLKELLRDSVVQAELRTVVHPFPVDCYEGLPWPPPASVLLEASINEEKFARVEAELHQLLLASGRAHVLWTTDIYGRLAADYFSL